From Plasmodium coatneyi strain Hackeri chromosome 7, complete sequence:
TATAAACTTTGGAACCCAAGAAAATTGCTTCCGCGCCTTTCCTGCATGGGTCATGGactttccttcttacttCTTCAGGTGAGAAAGAAATGCCaagctttttttattaacgttttaaaacaaaaaaaaaaaaaaaagaaaaaaaagctttaCTTGATTCACGCTACGACATATAAATGCTCGTCAAAGCCGTAGCATGGCTTGTATACCCTATGTGTTTACAAGCGAGTAACCTTTCTCGGCTATCGTTTGTATCAATGTGGGCATAAAATCGTATGTTctaaaaggtaaaaaaaaaaaaaaaaaaaaaacacgtaaaaaaagcattcgcaagtatgtatgtatatatatatatgcttatatacatttacgTACAAGTACagctgaaggaaaaaagatgaacgcgataaattaaacaaaaaaggcataacAGCTAGTCATTtgaaggttaaaaaaaaaaaaaaacaaaaaaggtaataataatgataaaGTTAAAAGTTTAAGGTTAAGTTAatgtaacatttttgtttcatcaaaaaaattactgAACCGAAGAAGCTATTTCTTGTCAAATAAATCTCGAACACTTAAAATGTAGATGAGTGTGCGTCCTAGcgctcctttttattttctaacCTGTTCTTATTCCAAAATATTAATACGAACCaggtatatattattctacatatatatacatataggtATACCTTCGCATAAGCAGGCTTGTTTATGTGCCCCCAAGTGTGGTCATCATTTTGTATACTTGGCCGgatgaagcagaaaaaaattcatctcACAGAATTAGCGCACAGGAGAAAGCCTTTCCTTTGAACGCCTTCGTGGCGCATCATAAGATTCACTTTTCACCTACCACcgaaagtttaaaaaaaagaaaaaagaaaaacagatCGAAGAATCGAACAATGcagtgtactttttttttctttctttccttttattttctctttttcgaattggcaaaaaaaagattataGGTGAGGAAcagattaaaaaatgtgccaacTGTTATGCTTATTCAATTTACTTCATGTAAAGCATACCTCTTTAATGTGAAAGGAGTTCCATCTTAAAATAGAGgtataaaaaaacaatgttTCACGCCGTCACACTACTCGCATTTGCCGCtcattgttattatttcAGGTGATGTATAAGCACACCACATGTAGTTATATTCAGTgaacaaaagaaagaaaaaaaaaacttaataCCTTGCCTTTTAAAAACTGCCATATGTACAAATGATAACCGCACCGtgtgaacattttaaaacGTTGGTTTTACATTTCTTGCGCGCATGCGGTATGTTTAAATGACACCCCAAGAACAATTCTGGTCCATACCAAATGCATGAGTCATCGTAGTAGCGACATAACGCATTGTGGTGTGCTTACCAGGTTGTTAAACATAAGTTACGGAAATTTGATACGTCAAGagaatgtgtatattgtgTAAATAATTTGTATGTATTGTAAACCTTTGGGGAGCCCCCGTACGTGCTTCGTTCTTTTATGtgtattcatttattataatCCAATTTGGTGTTCCGTTTTGGCTTATCGGTGGAATTCCCCCAACGAGCGCTTCACACCTCTTTATGTATTTGGTTTTACGCCCAATTGGACCTTCCCCCTGAGGGGGTGAGATTAATGCGCACAGCTTAGCTACACTGTTGGTGAGGTATGAATACTCGCGGAAGGTGTCCTCCCATTGAAGCGCTTAACATGTGGGTTCTACCACCCAAACGTACTCACATGCATTAATTCCTGGAAcgaatttttccctttgcaaAAGGTACAACCCAATGATGAGCGGTGGCATATCCATGCTCAAGATGTTTGTACCGAATGCAGCACAATCCCTGCGGGAGTGTGCAAACATGTCCCTATTAAGGCTCGTCCAAGGGGGGTAAGCAAAGGGGAAGACCCACAACGGTGAAGATtaacacatatgtattgCATACATGTATGCACTGTGCGGGTCCATGACATGAATTATGAGGTGTAGGCGGACGGGTACTCAACTTATTAATCTGCACGTTCACCTCAAAGTGTATCTTCCACAAAAATGGTTCGAATACCATATGAAATGATATAAAAACGAGTATAAGGGGCACTCACAAAATGGCACAACGGATATGTTTTTCacatttaatgaaaaaagaggcaACCTTTTGCGTACCTTAAGTTcatacagaagaaaaaaatgtatattacCCCTTTGTGTAGAAATTAATCTAttaaatgggaaagaaaaaaacacaatgGCTGTTCCTTCTAAAACAGTCTCCTTTTATTCCCCCGGGAGGAATATTTTACTATGTAGCTtaaaatagctatttttttttttttttttttttttttcttgttcatattttttttggtaaatattctgaactagccaaaatagaaaaaaaaaagaaaaaaaaaaaaattgactaAATAATTgcaggaaaaatgaagagcatGTGATATGCAAGAAATGGCACATTTTGCCCGCTTGCTTTTGCCGGCTTGGTTCTGCCCTTGGTCGCCCATTTGATTGCCAATTTGATTGATAATTTggttaccatttttttgttgtcaACTTTGTTGCCAGTTTGATCGCGTATGTTGTCGCCCATCTGGTAACCTATTTGGCTACCTATCCGGcttccaatttttccgtttttctgcctatttttttcgttcctttgaCACCCGGATCCACTGCTACCACCGCGGTAGCCCCCTGATGAACGCTAAATGCGAGTTGCGCCCCTCAGAGACCTCGCCACTTGCCTATACCTCGTGCGTCCCTCCAACCATGGGCAGCCAAAGCTGAACACGCAGAAAAGGCATCCTCTCGTTGGGGCATACTACCTAGATGATGACCACAACAGGGCGAATTTACATAAAcgtgggaaggaaaaattatggCATGGTGCACAAGCTAAGAGGAACGTTTACTGCTTTAGCAACAAGTCCATTCGTCGTCACCAGAAGAtattaaaacaaaacagGAGAACTATGACCAGCATGTCAGTAGCAGCAGAAGGGAACGTGGAGGAGGGTATACACCTGTGTGGTGAGCAAGAGTTCAACTTAGAAGATATATCCACCTGTGTTAGcgaaatttttgaaaaaaaaaaatgtgaaaatgtgcCATTTATACAAGTTGCCCCAATGATAAATGTCACCAATAGACACTTCCGGGCGTTAGTAAGGACCCTCACAAGAAGGGCCCAATTGTGGACTGAAATGATTGTAGACAACACTTTGCTGTATAACCTGAACAATTTAGAAGAGTACCTAGGTTTTAACGCAAATGAACACCCAGTCGTTTGCCAGTTAGGTGGATCTGATGCCACGTCCCTCGCGGAAGCAGCCGTGCTAGTGGAACAAGCGGGTTACGATGAAATAAATTTGAATGTAGGTTGTCCAAGTACCAAGGTAGCTAATAAGGGAGCCTTTGGAGCATACTTGATGAAAAAACCAGAGCATGTACGAAATATAGTACacgaaattaaaagaaaagtcCACATTCCTGTTTCTGTAAAAATTAGAACAGGGGTTGATGATTGtgattctttcccttttttgagaTCCTTTATTGAATGTGTATCCTCAGTAGGATGCACTCATTTTATTGTACACGCAAGAAAAGCTTGGTTAAAAGGATTGGATCCGAAACAGAATAGGTCCGTACCCCCATTGGAGTACCACAAAGTGTACACCCTCTGTCAGTTATATCCCCATTTGAAATTTACCCTAAATGGGGGAGTTAAAACGGTAGAGGAAGCTGTGGCTTTGCTAAATGGATACCTACCGAAGAAAGACAAATGTGGTAGCGAAAAAACCTACGTGCAAGTGCAAAACTATCATGTGAATCCCCTCAATGGGGTTATGCTTGGACGAGCGTGCATGGAAAACACCACCGTTTTGTCCCAAACGGATCAGCTCGTCTACAATGAGAAGCCCCCACAATCTGCGTTCAGTAGGAGAACCGTGTTAGACGCATACAAATCTTATTTGGAGGAAAACTCCACCTTATGCAGTTTATCAAGTGCGTTTGAATTGTTAAAGCCAATTTTGGGCATCCTTAAGGGCATGCCTGGCCATCGAACTTTtagaaacaaaatggataTGTACATCAGGAGTTATGCTTCTACCATGCCATGTTCAGGCATTTTGGAGAAGGCCATGGTGGACGTGGATGCCGTAGCCCCCGGCTGCCTGGACTTACCCCTGGCTGACTACAAGTTGCAGCAGGAGTACATCAAAAATTATTAGTACAGTTGGAGACGCGTGGGAGGAAGAGGCCGAGTTAGGCGCCCACGCATGTGCCGCAcaatattttgttttaactCTTACTATTTATATTAAACTACCTCACAGAGCACCCTATTCACGTTTGGCAGTCGGGCAGGTGCATCTCTAATTTGTGCTGACGGAAATTTTATCCCACTTTTGGTGTGGCTCAGTTTGGCTCGCTCagtttgacttttttttttttttttttttttttttttttttcgttgacTCCGTTTTGTCTCATTTGTCGACCCTACCGAGCCCCACCTGGTAGGGGGAGAGTACGCCTTCTCAGGTGTGCTCCAATTTGACGTGCGTATTATGCCGTATTCGCGCCAGCCCTTAATCTTCACTAACTGCCCTCATAACTTCATTCACTTCGATCAAGTAATCCCGTTGTAAGGACCTacataaaagggggaaatgttTGCCATTAGCAACCGTCCGGTGCAAGCGGTTCTTTCTAGTTAGTGTGCACTAATTAGGGGGTTGCTATTAGATGCTTGGCAAATCAGCGGTTTGCTTTTCCCCAATATATGCCTTACATATTCTTGGTCAAATTAGTGAGCACGGAATCCTGCGGCCCGTTTAGCTTATCCAAGGTTATCTGTAGCATGCTGGAGCACTGCACAACGGGGGAAACGGCGAAGGGTTAAATGTATAACGATCCGTTTGTATGCATGTGTGGGGTTCCCCCCGGTTGCGAATTCCCCATGAGatgcgcagaaaaaaaaacaacatgtGTGTGACGCGTTGCTTATATCCATTCTTACCTTCTCGTTGTTCtctttgcacattttcaGCTTCGCAATTGCCTCCTCTTTGTGGCTATTGCAAATCGAATAAATAACTTCTATGATGTCCTCGATAGGCGATATTGGGCTGCCgtgagggaaaaggaaaaagttgttttccccttatttatttttttttttttttttgaggaggg
This genomic window contains:
- a CDS encoding Dihydrouridine synthase, translating into MRVAPLRDLATCLYLVRPSNHGQPKLNTQKRHPLVGAYYLDDDHNRANLHKRGKEKLWHGAQAKRNVYCFSNKSIRRHQKILKQNRRTMTSMSVAAEGNVEEGIHLCGEQEFNLEDISTCVSEIFEKKKCENVPFIQVAPMINVTNRHFRALVRTLTRRAQLWTEMIVDNTLLYNLNNLEEYLGFNANEHPVVCQLGGSDATSLAEAAVLVEQAGYDEINLNVGCPSTKVANKGAFGAYLMKKPEHVRNIVHEIKRKVHIPVSVKIRTGVDDCDSFPFLRSFIECVSSVGCTHFIVHARKAWLKGLDPKQNRSVPPLEYHKVYTLCQLYPHLKFTLNGGVKTVEEAVALLNGYLPKKDKCGSEKTYVQVQNYHVNPLNGVMLGRACMENTTVLSQTDQLVYNEKPPQSAFSRRTVLDAYKSYLEENSTLCSLSSAFELLKPILGILKGMPGHRTFRNKMDMYIRSYASTMPCSGILEKAMVDVDAVAPGCLDLPLADYKLQQEYIKNY